A portion of the Aricia agestis chromosome 1, ilAriAges1.1, whole genome shotgun sequence genome contains these proteins:
- the LOC121730756 gene encoding LOW QUALITY PROTEIN: KRAB-A domain-containing protein 2-like (The sequence of the model RefSeq protein was modified relative to this genomic sequence to represent the inferred CDS: inserted 1 base in 1 codon) — protein sequence MSGNEKNERFLLRLRTIEDMKNSHYNVMVKEEFEKFLTEVEEAKFAAKKTPVQYNRLKRFNVIEVCGIKKLVTNTEPMKYYVPAEEIYDIIDAAHISIGHGGRDRLKNETSKKYANITKEMINIFLSMCEVCQRNKSKKRRGLVSKPILHTEMNSRCQVDLIDMQSQDDXEHKFIMVYQDHLTKFVILRALTTKRATKVAYHLMDIFLTFGAPCILHSDNGREFVNSVIKELASYWPELKLVNGKPRHSQSQGSVERANQDVEKMLASWMQDNKTTKWSDGLRFVQFMKNRALHSGIKQSPYQARG from the exons atgagTGGAAATGAAAAGAATGAACGCTTTTTATTGAGACTTCGTACTATAGAAGATATGAAAAATAGTCACTACAATGTGATGGTGAAAGAAGAATTTGAAAAGTTTCTAACTGAAGTGGAAGAGGCAAAATTCGCGGCAAAAAAGACACCAGTACAATATAATAGACTAAAACGCTTTAATGTCATTGAAGTATGTGGTATCAAGAAATTAGTTACGAATACCGAGCCAATGAAATATTACGTACCCGCTGAAGAAATCTACGATATTATTGATGCTGCTCATATTTCGATTGGTCATGGAGGCCGTGACAGACTCAAAAATGAAACATCAAAGAAATATGCCAACATCACAAAAgaaatgataaatatttttctttccaTGTGTGAAGTGTGTCAAAGAAATAAAAGCAAAAAAAGGAGAGGGTTGGTTTCAAAGCCAATCTTGCACACTGAAATGAATAGTCGATGCCAAGTCGACCTCATAGACATGCAGTCTCAAGATG CGGAACATAAATTCATCATGGTGTATCAGGACCACCTCACCAAGTTTGTGATTCTAAGAGCTCTTACCACAAAAAGAGCCACGAAAGTGGCGTATCATTtgatggatatttttttaacttttggaGCCCCATGTATTCTTCATTCCGATAATGGAAGGGAATTCGTGAATTCGGTAATAAAAGAGTTAGCATCTTATTGGCCTGAACTGAAACTTGTAAATGGAAAGCCGCGTCACAGCCAGAGCCAAGGTTCGGTGGAAAGGGCGAATCAAGACGTGGAAAAGATGCTGGCTTCCTGGATGCAGGATAACAAAACAACTAAATGGTCAGATGGCTTGAGGTTCGTTCAATTCATGAAAAATAGAGCATTGCACTCAGGAATAAAGCAATCTCCGTATCAAGCAAGGGGTTGA